CGTCCTCGCGGACCCAGCCGTAGAGATCCAGGGTGGTCTGCACGTGTGCGTGTCCGAGCCGCCGCGACACGACCCACTCCGGGGTCCCGGCCAGCAGCAGCGCGGTGGCATGGCTGTGCCGGAACCAGTGCGGGGTCCAGCCGGGCGGGCCGATGCCCTTCTTGCGAAGCGCCGCGGTCTTGTCCCGGACCGTTCCCTGCCGCAGTGCCCCCAGCAGCGGGGGCCGCGCGAGGTTCACCAACAGCGGATCATCAGCGGTCAGCGGGAGCCCGAGCTCGTCGGCGCGGCGGGCCAGCTCGGTCAGGTAGTCAGCGAACAGCCGTTCCAGGTCGTTGCCAACGTAGACCCGGCGCGGGCGCATCATCTTCACCCGGGCTCCGTTCGGGTTGTCCTCACGGGGGACGATCTCGACATACGGGGTGTCGCCGCGGCCCATCACGAAGTCGCTGATCCGCATGCCCATTACCTCACCAAGCCGGCAGCCGGTCTCGGCCAGCAGCGCGAACAGCAGTCGGTCGCGCAGGTTGCCGGCCCAGTCGCCGGTCGCCGGGTCGGGGACGGCGCAGCCGTCGAGGACGGCCTGGATCTGCTGGGGCAGCAGGAGCGGCGGCCGTCCGCGCGAGCGGTGTCGGCGCACCCGCACCATCGCCGACGGGCTCGGTGCCGAGCGCGAGTCCAGGTGGGCCAGCAGGCCCCGGGCCGGGCTTCGGCGCGGTGCCCCGCGCAGCAGCCGCGCCGCGACGGGCACGTCGAACACGGCCTCATGCCACCGGTAGAAGGAGATCAACGCCGCCAACCGGGCCTCCAGGGTCTCCGCCGACGGCGCCGTCTCCGATGCGACCAGGGCGTGCTCGACCGTGCGGCCGTTGCGCAACCAGGACAGGAATCCCGACACCGCCGAGACCCCGACCTCTTGCCACCGCTCGGCCTCGGCGCGCTGCTCGAGGAACGTCCACCACTGGGCCAGCGACGTCGCGTAGCCACGGACCGTGTTCGGCGACCACAGGTGGCGATGGGCCTCCAGCCACTCCTCGACCGGAAACACCGTCCGGTAGTCATCGTCGATCACCGTCCAGGTGCGCGGTCCAACCGAGGGCCGGACCGCCAAGCTATGCGCCACGTCGTCGTTCCATCTCGTCGAAGAACACCCGCCGATAGTGACGCAACAACGACGACAATCCACATTAGACACGCTCGTTGCAGACAGAGAAGAGACGAACTCAAGACCCGGTGATAACGGGTGGGCCGAGCAGGGCGATGTTGTCGTGTGCCGCCACGAACTGCAGGGCGGCCAGGTCGCGGATCTTGCGGGGGTCCAGCTCGGGTTGGAAGGCGAAGTCGAACGCGTCGAGGCCCTTGTGGTGCGGCAGGCCGGACAGCTTGAGGGCGGCGCGGAAGCGGCGGCCCTCGCGGACCCCGACCTCTTCGCCCAGGGCCAGGTCGAGGAAGTCGCGGTAGCCCATGGTGTCGGCCTCGGCCCGGGCGACGAGGTCGTCGAGGTGTTCGGCCAGGTGCGGCAGGGCCAGGCGGGTGGCGTGGTCGCGGATGCGGGTGGTGACCAGCTCGCTCATCTGATCTCCCGAGCGGGCAGGGTGCGGGTCAGCGCCCGGCGGAGCAGCACGGTGTGCTCGCCGAGGTCGGCAATCAGCCCGGCGGCCAGCCGCTCGGGCGACCCGGTCGACCAGCCCAGCCCGGTGAGGAACTCGGCGAGGTCATCGAGGGCCTCGTCGCCGGCGTGCAGCAGCCAGTCCTCGACGGTGCCCAGCAGTCGGCGCAGCTCGTCGACCTGCTCGGCGTCCAGCAGCACCGGCGGGGAATCGGGACGGGTCATCGCTGCGCTCCCGCCGTCGCTCCCGCCGTGCTGGTGACCGGTGAAGTGAGTCCGGCGGCGGCGTCGTAGGCCCCCAGCGGCCGGTGCGCGACCGCGGTTGCGGCCGCGGGGCGGCTGGTCAGCAACGCGGCCAGCGGATCGGTGTCGACGCCGGTCGGGGTCGACCCGGTCGTGGTCGGGGCGGTCGCGGGTGCCCCCGGCGGCTGGCTGGTGACGGGGTCGACGGTGACCGCTCGGGTGTGTCCGTCGGGCAGGCCGTCCCAGTGCGCGGGGTCGACGATCAGGCTGCCGCGGTGGGTGGCGCGCGGGTGGGCGGCGAGCACGATCGGCTCGCCGTCGATGGCCAGCCGGTGGATGGTGACGGTGTCGGCACTGACCCGGACCTCGACGCGCTGCCCGGCCCGCGCCGCCCGGCCGTCGCCGGCGCGGGCCGGGACCGAGTAGTGCGAGCCGGCGAAGCTGATCAGACAGTCCCGCCCGACCCGCCGCAGGTGGCGCTCGCAGACCAGGTAGGGCAGTGCCGGCAGCGGCCGCAACGCGGCGTGATCAGCCGTGGCGCGCACCCCGATGAGCTCGCCGTGGGTGCGATGCACCTGGCCCCGGCGGATCGGCACCCACTGGCCAAACGCCCCGTTCAACTCGGCGAGGCTGGTGAACGTGCGGCCGGCCAGGACGTGGTCGCGCACGATCGCGACCTGGCGTTCCACCCGGCCCTTCCCGGTCGGCCGATAGGCGGCCAGCACGTCGATGACGAAGCCGTAGTGCGCGGCGAACGCGGCCGCCTCCGGGTGCAGCGGCACCGCCTGGCGCGGGGCGACATGGCGTTTGACCACGGTCTTGGTCCGGTCGTAGACGATGCTTGCGGGGACGCCGCCGAAGTGGGCGAACGCGCGGCGGTGGCAGTCGAAGAACGTGCCCAGGTCCTGGCTGGTGACAAAGCAGCAGAACGGGTCCCGCGAGTAGGACAGC
This sequence is a window from Actinomycetota bacterium. Protein-coding genes within it:
- a CDS encoding ATP-binding protein, with the protein product MSELVTTRIRDHATRLALPHLAEHLDDLVARAEADTMGYRDFLDLALGEEVGVREGRRFRAALKLSGLPHHKGLDAFDFAFQPELDPRKIRDLAALQFVAAHDNIALLGPPVITGS
- the istA gene encoding IS21 family transposase, whose amino-acid sequence is MDLRRYQPLRAAGATWREIADEVGVDWRTVKKYLSTAAAGGPPTAPSRKGTVTRKVDAVAPMIDAWLAADPRLKASVIHERLVAEHGFIGHYQRIKLYVAEARVRLAREDDGDERLSGLHRRFEVLAGAQAQVDWGDEGGILLEAGIGKVYAFHMTLSYSRDPFCCFVTSQDLGTFFDCHRRAFAHFGGVPASIVYDRTKTVVKRHVAPRQAVPLHPEAAAFAAHYGFVIDVLAAYRPTGKGRVERQVAIVRDHVLAGRTFTSLAELNGAFGQWVPIRRGQVHRTHGELIGVRATADHAALRPLPALPYLVCERHLRRVGRDCLISFAGSHYSVPARAGDGRAARAGQRVEVRVSADTVTIHRLAIDGEPIVLAAHPRATHRGSLIVDPAHWDGLPDGHTRAVTVDPVTSQPPGAPATAPTTTGSTPTGVDTDPLAALLTSRPAAATAVAHRPLGAYDAAAGLTSPVTSTAGATAGAQR
- a CDS encoding tyrosine-type recombinase/integrase, whose protein sequence is MAHSLAVRPSVGPRTWTVIDDDYRTVFPVEEWLEAHRHLWSPNTVRGYATSLAQWWTFLEQRAEAERWQEVGVSAVSGFLSWLRNGRTVEHALVASETAPSAETLEARLAALISFYRWHEAVFDVPVAARLLRGAPRRSPARGLLAHLDSRSAPSPSAMVRVRRHRSRGRPPLLLPQQIQAVLDGCAVPDPATGDWAGNLRDRLLFALLAETGCRLGEVMGMRISDFVMGRGDTPYVEIVPREDNPNGARVKMMRPRRVYVGNDLERLFADYLTELARRADELGLPLTADDPLLVNLARPPLLGALRQGTVRDKTAALRKKGIGPPGWTPHWFRHSHATALLLAGTPEWVVSRRLGHAHVQTTLDLYGWVRED